A region of Diospyros lotus cultivar Yz01 chromosome 3, ASM1463336v1, whole genome shotgun sequence DNA encodes the following proteins:
- the LOC127797068 gene encoding ALBINO3-like protein 2, chloroplastic isoform X2, with amino-acid sequence MATPKLLSLSKLLRRRRPTLFISSSRPLCYVLSSNLSSPRCVSQPTPSTLHPFASANFFLDRSLFTRSSEHGRGLDPGGGESAAPLGQEEGLSGLGLVAGDGDDGSNGSEVAEALNSVGEAGAFEESLLPVNAVISFLDWYHDLTGFPWWVIIASSTFALRVTLLPVLILQLKKLREIAELFPKLPPPFPPPLSGKSYMDQLSLFHKERKAVGCPSYLWFISYVLVQVPCFLLWMTSIRRMSLNHHPGFECGGALWFQNLTEFPHGILGPLFPLIIGSLHFVNVKFSFQTSSVGKVPGLFGLLTKCYKFYLNLLTLPIILIGFYIPQGSLVYWVTNSSLTLIQQITLKNLNVREKLGLLDKGAPVTTANPKEIDIPRGTQQDQLRQGGTISVQHLSPEELLALSVQLLAKGRKDGAFPLLRHYCKMDRKQRLLNTWRVPSPRFELFFCFLFIVWEIVSMTNCLYHELQFDGIGFCCIPMSVPDILGLNNFEFASERSKNSWFEYNYVWCEN; translated from the exons ATGGCGACGCCGAAACTCCTCTCACTGTCAAAGCTTCTTCGTCGCCGGCGACCGACTCTCTTCATCTCCTCTTCACGCCCACTCTGCTATGTCCTCTCCAGCAATCTCTCAAGCCCAAGATGCGTTTCTCAACCTACACCATCGACTCTGCACCCTTTCGCTTCTGCCAATTTCTTCTTAGATCGCTCTCTGTTCACTCGGTCTTCCGAACACGGCCGTGGTCTGGACCCGGGAGGCGGTGAGTCGGCGGCCCCGCTCGGACAAGAGGAGGGGCTATCTGGCCTAGGGCTTGTCGCAGGTGATGGTGATGATGGCAGTAATGGTTCAGAAGTTGCGGAGGCACTGAATAGTGTTGGTGAAGCTGGTGCTTTTGAGGAGTCGCTTCTTCCCGTTAATGCTGTTATCTCCTTTCTCGATTGGTACCACGACCTCACTGGCTTCCCTTG GTGGGTAATAATCGCTTCCTCAACTTTTGCTCTAAGAGTTACGTTACTTCCGGTACTTATACTGCAACTCAAAAAGCTAAGAGAAATAGCAGAATTGTTTCCTAAAT TGCCTCCTCCATTTCCGCCGCCTCTCTCAGGAAAGAGTTATATGGACCAACTTTCACTCTTTCACAAGGAAAGGAAAGCAGTTGGGTGCCCTTCATATTTATGGTTCATATCATATGTTTTAGTCCAG GTCCCATGCTTTCTCTTGTGGATGACAAGCATCAGGAGGATGTCACTGAATCACCATCCTGGGTTTGAGTGC GGAGGTGCTCTGTGGTTCCAGAATTTGACTGAGTTTCCCCATGGAATTTTAGGTCCCTTGTTCCCGTTAATTATTGGCAGTTTACATTTTGTTAATGTAAAG TTCTCCTTTCAGACATCCTCAGTTGGAAAAGTGCCTGGCTTGTTTGGCTTATTAACCAAA TgttacaagttttatttgaatctCTTGACGCTACCTATAATTCTCATTGGCTTTTATATCCCCCAG GGTAGCTTGGTCTATTGGGTGACTAATAGTTCATTGACTCTTATTCAG CAAATCACTTTAAAAAATCTCAATGTTCGTGAAAAGCTGGGACTACTGGACAAGGGGGCTCCAGTAACTACTGCAAACCCTAAAGAAATTGATATACCTAGAGGAACACAACAGGATCAGCTGAGACAGGGTGGGACGATATCTGTACAGCATCTATCACCTGAAGAACTGCTTGCT TTGTCAGTCCAACTATTGGCTAAAGGTCGCAAGGATGGAGCATTTCCGCTGCTACG GCACTACTGCAAAATGGACAGGAAGCAAAGGCTATTGAATACCTGGAGAGTGCCATCTCCAAGGTTTGagcttttcttttgctttctttttattgtttgggAAATTGTGAGTATGACAAATTGTTTATATCATGAATTGCAATTTGATGGAATTGGTTTTTGTTGCATACCAATGTCAGTCCCTGATATTCTTGGCTTGAACAATTTTGAATTTGCTTCAGAGAGAAGCAAGAATTCCTGGTTTGAATATAATTATGTTTGGTGtgaaaattga